A stretch of the Gimesia chilikensis genome encodes the following:
- a CDS encoding PVC-type heme-binding CxxCH protein gives MRSLCLSLLTGAMLLQTAMADEKAADALSSFQVKPGFRVELVAAEPLLRDPVALAFDENGRMFVVEYPEYNQQFAKDKQPVTGSVRMLEDTDGDGQYDKSTVFVSDLAAPSAVACYNGGLFVAAAPDLLFCKDTDGDGTADTREVVFTGFRRLENRTDPSLNTLLWGLDNRFHACTSYSGSEVRAVKHPGEPARSIRNRGFLFDPRTQRFDLSSGGGQHGLAIDDWGQEFLCSNSSPVKMLMYDDRYLARNPYLKAPAPAVEITEGGKHTQLFRISPEEYWRQERTRLRNEGKFRGSNEGGKSSGFFTAATGVTIYRGDAWPAEYWGSVFVGEPANNLVFRGKLEPDGVGLVARRADAGREFLASTDTRFRPVQFANGPDGNLYVIDMNRDLIEGAMFLPPELLKKVNVNGGDQRGRIYRIVREDFEHSSLPQLGKATTPELVRLLDHRNGWHRDTAARLIYERQDQSAVPLLKQLAAESDYPLARMTALYALEGLEVLDEASLLRALKDDVPEVRVHALRLSEQRVQESKAIRDQLLAMSEDPALKVRYQLAFSLGELKSSTERNVVLASLAMRDGQDQWMELAILSSLAKGAGTVFERLAREDAYRRSQTGIRFLTALARQTGAAGHPQEMEVVLNSLLKWSAAQKQQAAVLLALLAAQPEKTRRAFLNRHQASLKPIMGRVLEEAREVALDTRLPVKERLTAIERLGFAPYAEVRDVFSELLEPQQVNPVQVAAIVQLGQFPDQEIAALLISGWPKMTPDLRTKAAETLLSRAAWSGALIDAIEAGSIGRGDLSPARVDLLKQHPDKRLADRVKQLYADRSLAGRDDVVQQYQSALKGDGDVVSGKAVFKKVCSACHRLEGVGTAVGADLKAIRDRGKAGVLLHILDPNREVKPQYMSYTLVLESGQVLSGMIADESVNSITVRKPDGTSTTVLRINIEEIRSSGLSFMPEGLEKQIDQRAMADLLAYLMSLQADAANAGN, from the coding sequence ATGCGAAGTTTATGCCTGTCGTTGCTGACGGGAGCGATGCTGTTACAGACTGCGATGGCGGATGAGAAAGCGGCGGACGCACTCTCATCGTTTCAAGTGAAACCTGGTTTTCGTGTTGAGCTGGTGGCGGCGGAGCCCTTGCTGCGGGATCCGGTGGCGCTGGCTTTCGATGAAAACGGGCGGATGTTCGTGGTAGAGTATCCCGAATACAACCAGCAGTTCGCGAAAGACAAACAGCCGGTAACTGGCAGCGTGCGGATGCTGGAAGATACCGACGGAGACGGGCAGTATGACAAGAGCACGGTGTTTGTCTCGGACCTGGCAGCACCGTCTGCGGTCGCCTGTTACAACGGGGGACTGTTCGTGGCAGCCGCTCCCGATCTGCTGTTCTGCAAGGACACGGACGGGGATGGAACAGCCGATACGCGGGAGGTGGTCTTCACCGGTTTTCGTCGACTGGAGAACCGGACCGATCCCTCATTGAACACGTTGCTCTGGGGACTCGACAACCGGTTTCATGCCTGCACCAGTTATTCCGGATCGGAAGTTCGAGCGGTGAAACATCCAGGTGAGCCGGCCCGCTCGATCAGAAATCGCGGGTTTCTATTTGATCCGCGCACACAGCGGTTCGATCTCTCCAGCGGCGGCGGACAGCATGGTCTGGCGATCGATGACTGGGGACAGGAGTTTCTCTGCTCGAACAGTTCTCCGGTCAAGATGCTGATGTACGACGACCGCTACCTGGCGCGGAATCCCTATCTGAAGGCGCCGGCTCCCGCAGTGGAAATCACCGAAGGGGGGAAGCATACGCAGCTGTTTCGCATCAGCCCGGAGGAATACTGGCGGCAGGAGCGGACCCGCCTGCGAAACGAAGGCAAATTCCGGGGAAGCAATGAAGGGGGCAAATCGTCCGGCTTCTTTACCGCGGCGACCGGCGTGACGATTTACCGGGGCGATGCCTGGCCAGCCGAATATTGGGGAAGCGTGTTTGTGGGTGAGCCCGCGAATAACCTTGTGTTTCGGGGAAAACTGGAGCCGGACGGCGTGGGACTGGTAGCCCGACGGGCGGATGCAGGTCGCGAGTTTCTGGCTTCCACGGATACCCGGTTTCGTCCGGTGCAGTTCGCTAACGGGCCGGATGGTAATCTGTATGTGATCGACATGAACCGCGATTTGATAGAAGGGGCGATGTTCCTGCCGCCCGAGTTACTCAAAAAAGTGAATGTCAACGGCGGTGATCAGCGGGGACGGATCTATCGGATCGTGCGGGAAGACTTTGAACATTCGTCGTTACCTCAATTGGGTAAGGCGACGACGCCGGAACTGGTGCGACTGCTGGACCATCGGAACGGCTGGCACCGTGATACCGCCGCCCGACTGATCTACGAACGACAGGATCAGTCGGCGGTTCCCCTGTTGAAACAACTGGCTGCTGAGTCCGATTATCCATTGGCCCGGATGACGGCCCTGTATGCACTTGAAGGACTTGAGGTATTGGACGAAGCGAGTCTGCTGCGGGCCCTGAAAGATGATGTGCCTGAAGTGCGGGTGCATGCCCTCCGGCTGTCTGAGCAGCGGGTACAGGAATCAAAAGCCATCCGCGATCAACTGCTGGCGATGAGTGAAGATCCTGCACTCAAGGTTCGCTATCAGCTCGCGTTTTCGCTGGGAGAACTGAAATCGTCGACAGAGCGGAACGTGGTGTTAGCGTCTCTGGCGATGCGGGATGGTCAGGACCAGTGGATGGAGCTGGCCATCTTGAGCTCATTAGCTAAAGGGGCGGGGACCGTGTTTGAGCGTCTGGCCCGCGAGGACGCGTATCGTCGCTCTCAGACAGGCATTCGCTTTCTGACAGCCCTGGCGCGACAGACGGGGGCTGCCGGGCATCCGCAGGAAATGGAGGTCGTGCTCAACAGTCTGCTGAAGTGGAGCGCTGCACAAAAGCAACAGGCGGCGGTACTGCTGGCGTTACTGGCGGCACAGCCAGAGAAGACGCGTCGCGCGTTTCTGAATCGTCACCAGGCATCACTGAAGCCGATTATGGGACGAGTGCTGGAGGAAGCCCGGGAAGTGGCACTCGACACGCGGCTGCCAGTTAAAGAGCGGCTGACGGCCATCGAGCGGCTGGGTTTCGCTCCCTACGCGGAAGTGCGGGACGTGTTCAGCGAGTTGCTCGAACCTCAGCAGGTGAATCCGGTGCAGGTAGCTGCGATTGTTCAACTGGGACAGTTTCCGGATCAGGAGATCGCTGCGTTGCTCATCAGTGGCTGGCCGAAGATGACACCCGATCTGAGAACCAAAGCCGCTGAGACGCTGCTGTCGCGTGCTGCCTGGAGCGGGGCTCTGATCGATGCGATCGAAGCCGGAAGCATTGGTCGTGGTGACCTGAGCCCGGCACGGGTAGATCTGTTGAAACAGCATCCGGACAAACGGCTGGCCGATCGGGTCAAGCAACTGTATGCAGATCGTTCGCTGGCAGGACGGGACGATGTGGTTCAACAATACCAGTCCGCGTTGAAAGGGGACGGTGATGTCGTCTCGGGTAAGGCGGTGTTTAAAAAGGTCTGTTCGGCCTGCCATCGTCTGGAAGGTGTGGGGACTGCGGTGGGCGCGGATCTGAAGGCGATCCGCGATCGTGGGAAGGCGGGAGTGCTGCTGCATATCCTGGATCCGAACCGCGAAGTGAAGCCGCAATACATGAGCTACACGCTGGTGCTGGAGAGTGGTCAGGTGTTGTCGGGAATGATTGCCGACGAAAGTGTGAACAGCATCACGGTCCGCAAACCGGACGGTACGAGTACGACGGTATTGCGGATCAATATCGAAGAGATCCGCAGTTCGGGACTCTCCTTCATGCCCGAAGGTCTGGAGAAACAGATCGACCAGCGTGCGATGGCTGACCTGCTGGCGTACCTGATGAGTCTGCAGGCCGATGCTGCGAATGCGGGGAATTAA
- a CDS encoding amidohydrolase family protein: MWNPTLSRRGFLYATGAACCNALMPVSEGADPAQQAKKYKKLDCHLHINHKGRTIEDTIKHMDNTGTDKAFILPLETGEGGVTLRTETVLHAFHQYPERLIPFCQTDIRQPDVIERIRAYHLLGCRGIGEQKEHLPLNDKRVEAVIAECDELNWPITIHFQDDIKGFNQGIEQYLEPYLKKYQRVRIIGHAQSFWSHISADVPSPDKTLYPRGPVKPGGLLDHLLSNYPNLYADMSAGSGFNALSRDEEFTAGFLERHPKQMLFGSDCPCSDGRGGEFNGVCYSTRLQEFLVRMVKDEATLQDIFYNNAERALNGKA; this comes from the coding sequence ATGTGGAATCCGACCCTCTCGCGACGTGGTTTTCTGTATGCAACAGGCGCGGCCTGCTGCAATGCGTTAATGCCTGTGAGTGAAGGAGCCGATCCGGCTCAACAGGCGAAGAAATATAAGAAGCTGGACTGCCACCTGCATATCAACCACAAGGGGCGCACGATTGAAGATACGATCAAGCATATGGATAACACCGGAACCGATAAGGCGTTCATCCTGCCTTTAGAGACGGGAGAAGGGGGCGTGACGCTGCGCACCGAAACCGTGCTGCATGCGTTTCACCAGTACCCGGAGCGTCTGATTCCATTCTGCCAGACCGACATTCGTCAGCCCGATGTAATCGAGCGAATTCGGGCTTACCACCTGCTGGGCTGCCGGGGGATCGGCGAACAGAAAGAGCATCTGCCTTTGAATGACAAACGCGTGGAAGCGGTCATCGCTGAGTGCGACGAACTCAACTGGCCGATCACAATTCATTTCCAGGATGACATAAAAGGATTCAACCAGGGGATCGAACAATACCTGGAACCGTATCTGAAGAAATACCAGCGGGTGCGGATCATCGGTCATGCCCAGTCCTTCTGGTCACATATCAGTGCCGATGTTCCGTCGCCGGATAAGACACTCTATCCGCGGGGACCGGTCAAGCCGGGTGGTCTGCTGGATCATCTGCTGAGCAATTATCCGAACCTGTATGCGGACATGTCCGCCGGCAGCGGGTTTAATGCGCTGTCGCGGGATGAAGAATTCACCGCCGGTTTCCTGGAACGGCATCCGAAACAGATGCTGTTCGGCAGCGACTGTCCCTGTAGCGACGGTCGCGGCGGCGAGTTCAATGGTGTCTGTTACAGCACGCGTCTGCAGGAGTTCCTCGTGCGGATGGTGAAAGATGAAGCCACGCTGCAGGACATCTTCTACAACAACGCCGAACGCGCTTTGAACGGGAAAGCGTGA
- a CDS encoding leucine-rich repeat domain-containing protein — protein sequence MSESEVDRRIKEAKTTGARYLSLSLQDLTEIPQAVSELTHLSELSISFNKIREIPDWIGKLDQLQILGLHNNKIEVIPDSLHRLSNLKELNLNGNRISSFPDWFADFPNLEVFCIADNNLTEVPDNVSLLTNLRALPLGRNHLEALPEHLMALRHLEDLSLFSNRLTEIPEWIGVFSQLVDLDVSYNRLTQLPDSIGQLRQLIILEANGNQLIRLPETIGNLVNLKELELQDNQIQYLPDSIGDLKSIDQILLRNNQISTLPDSIIKLKDIMMDLHGNCIEELAPEFLLEDREIYYH from the coding sequence ATGTCAGAATCAGAAGTCGATCGACGTATAAAAGAAGCAAAAACGACAGGGGCCAGGTATCTCAGTCTATCTCTCCAAGATCTAACAGAGATCCCCCAGGCTGTCTCTGAATTAACGCATCTCAGTGAACTTTCTATTAGCTTCAATAAGATACGAGAAATTCCAGACTGGATCGGAAAATTAGATCAGTTACAAATTCTAGGGCTCCATAATAATAAAATAGAAGTAATCCCAGATTCGTTACATCGATTATCCAACCTTAAAGAGCTGAATCTAAATGGGAATCGAATCTCTTCCTTCCCCGACTGGTTCGCTGATTTTCCCAATTTAGAAGTTTTCTGTATTGCTGATAATAATCTGACTGAAGTTCCTGATAACGTCAGTCTGTTGACCAATCTACGTGCCCTGCCACTGGGCCGCAATCACCTGGAAGCATTACCAGAACATCTAATGGCATTGAGACACCTCGAGGATCTGTCCCTGTTCAGTAACAGACTGACAGAGATACCGGAATGGATTGGAGTATTTAGCCAGTTAGTAGATCTGGATGTGAGTTACAATCGATTAACTCAGCTTCCCGACTCGATAGGACAATTACGACAGCTCATCATTCTTGAAGCAAACGGTAATCAACTCATCAGATTACCAGAGACCATTGGAAATCTTGTCAATCTGAAAGAACTTGAATTACAGGATAACCAGATTCAATATTTACCCGATTCGATAGGAGATTTGAAATCGATAGATCAGATTCTCTTACGGAATAATCAGATATCAACATTACCAGATTCAATTATAAAGTTGAAAGATATCATGATGGATCTTCATGGCAATTGTATCGAAGAGCTTGCCCCGGAATTTTTGCTGGAGGATCGAGAGATCTACTATCATTAA
- a CDS encoding DUF2721 domain-containing protein gives MSSTEFWLTPLILLPGVALLIGSTSARFGQIHTEFHHLLDHPDAGAQILSRNLQQRARLFRDALASLYVSVGLFSLGSLLGGVVNLWRPQSLWFVGGLIIVGIGCVVFASVQLVRESLLSLNVIDEHFERIERDCES, from the coding sequence ATGAGCAGTACTGAATTCTGGTTAACGCCGCTGATCCTGTTGCCGGGGGTGGCGTTGCTGATTGGTTCGACTTCGGCCCGCTTTGGTCAGATTCATACCGAGTTTCACCATCTGCTGGATCACCCCGATGCGGGGGCGCAGATCCTGTCACGCAACCTGCAGCAGCGGGCGCGGCTGTTCCGCGATGCGCTGGCGAGCCTGTATGTCAGCGTGGGATTGTTTTCACTGGGGAGTCTGCTGGGAGGCGTCGTGAATCTCTGGCGGCCGCAATCGCTCTGGTTTGTGGGCGGGCTGATCATCGTCGGAATCGGCTGCGTGGTATTCGCCTCAGTACAGCTGGTGCGTGAATCGCTGTTGAGTCTAAATGTGATCGACGAACACTTTGAACGGATCGAGCGGGATTGTGAATCGTGA
- a CDS encoding sulfatase-like hydrolase/transferase, protein MYRSLLCLTTLLLLIQPAMAEERRQPNILFILVDDLGKEWISSYGGEGVWTPAIDQLATTGMKFNNAWCMPQCTPTRVTLLTGQYPFRHGWTNHWDVPRWGAGAHFDPSLNTTFANVLRDAGYKTCAVGKWQIDDFRVEPEAMEEAGFDDWCMWTGYETDNAPSANRFWDPYLNIKGKGSKTFQGEFGPDIFCNYLADFIQKHKDEPMLLYYPMVLTHSPLTTTPDNKQDFENDNDLDQSERKQRMFAGMVRYTNKLVGRLLIALDAAGVRENTIIVFTTDNGTGGQSNKRNGRMVRGGKTKMTEQNGTAMPFIVNCLGTVPAGVETDALIDFTDILPTFAELAGAKLPADRVVDGKSFAPLILGKTQTGPREWILSMGGGPAALSDGRVQPALDYDDRVIRDKDYKLWINAKGKPVKLYKISGDAWEEKNLIDSDNPEDQAALKRLTAIADQFPEKDAAPRYEKNPPQPWDQKPGIPGGGKRKAKRK, encoded by the coding sequence ATGTATCGCAGCCTGCTGTGTCTGACCACGTTACTGTTACTGATTCAGCCCGCGATGGCGGAAGAGCGCCGTCAGCCGAACATCCTGTTTATCCTGGTGGATGACCTGGGCAAGGAGTGGATCAGCAGTTACGGGGGTGAGGGAGTCTGGACGCCGGCCATCGATCAGCTGGCGACGACCGGAATGAAGTTCAACAACGCGTGGTGTATGCCGCAGTGCACGCCGACGCGGGTGACGCTGCTGACGGGTCAGTATCCGTTTCGGCATGGCTGGACGAATCACTGGGATGTCCCCCGCTGGGGCGCGGGTGCGCATTTTGATCCGAGTTTGAATACGACATTCGCGAATGTACTCCGCGACGCCGGTTACAAAACGTGTGCCGTGGGGAAGTGGCAGATCGACGATTTTCGTGTCGAACCAGAGGCGATGGAAGAAGCGGGCTTTGATGACTGGTGCATGTGGACGGGGTATGAAACGGACAATGCACCGAGCGCGAACCGGTTCTGGGATCCGTATCTGAATATCAAGGGCAAAGGGAGCAAGACCTTTCAAGGTGAATTCGGCCCCGATATTTTCTGTAATTACCTCGCGGACTTCATTCAGAAACACAAAGATGAGCCGATGCTGCTCTATTATCCGATGGTGCTGACACACAGTCCGCTGACGACGACACCCGACAATAAACAGGACTTCGAAAACGACAACGACCTGGATCAAAGTGAGCGAAAACAACGGATGTTCGCCGGCATGGTGCGTTACACCAACAAGCTGGTCGGACGCTTGCTCATTGCCCTGGACGCTGCCGGGGTGCGTGAGAATACGATTATCGTCTTTACCACCGACAACGGTACCGGCGGCCAGAGCAACAAACGTAATGGTCGTATGGTGCGGGGTGGTAAGACGAAGATGACCGAACAGAACGGGACGGCGATGCCATTCATCGTCAACTGCCTGGGTACAGTACCCGCGGGTGTGGAGACGGACGCCCTGATCGACTTCACCGATATCCTGCCCACGTTTGCCGAACTGGCGGGAGCCAAACTGCCGGCGGATCGCGTGGTGGATGGGAAGTCGTTCGCACCGCTGATTCTGGGTAAGACGCAGACAGGGCCGCGGGAATGGATTCTCTCGATGGGAGGCGGGCCAGCCGCGCTGAGTGACGGACGCGTCCAGCCCGCACTGGATTATGACGACCGTGTGATTCGCGACAAAGACTACAAACTGTGGATCAATGCAAAAGGGAAACCGGTCAAACTGTATAAGATCAGCGGCGATGCGTGGGAAGAGAAGAACCTGATCGACTCTGATAATCCAGAAGACCAGGCTGCCCTGAAACGGCTGACGGCGATCGCAGACCAGTTCCCGGAAAAAGATGCTGCCCCGCGGTACGAAAAGAATCCGCCGCAACCGTGGGATCAGAAACCGGGCATTCCGGGTGGGGGTAAAAGGAAAGCGAAGCGGAAATAA
- a CDS encoding LamG-like jellyroll fold domain-containing protein, translated as MNRSNFCAGLLCCLVASLFLQTVQAKEPADQSNRHVLIIGMDGTRPDALLKAKTPTFDRLIKEGAFTDDANILGTRYQKNDTISGPGWSSILTGVWADKHGVHDNSFKGKNYELFPHFFKRLKRQRPDAKTVSLVSWDPIHEHILSEADVAQVFPLPRSKQQIADLRVSGDKLNIDTRDGKWHHLLATRQKDTLKLYLDGKEIGSLSGVDLDFTLGGDFYFLGRDSRTGPTCFHGQLDDIRLWNRSLTDKQITQAAGGATPDRQGLVAEYRFEDAADSSSQVLDLPNNGGKDHGLEIPLTESLKQLTHADFTIEARFRTTDKGRNILFGNYNGKAGALNLELHEKNSVRVYVQPPDPRNTDALEREGIRDKTIAETAVRILREEDPTAMFVYFHQTDATGHAIGFSPEVPEYITAIENIDSRVNSLLQAVQSRPNFKHEDWLTIVCTDHGGLKRSHSDGLNVPEIRRVFLIAHGPSVAPGKISQQAYLVDVTATALQHLLGEVDPKWQLDGKPVGLKATK; from the coding sequence ATGAACCGCTCAAATTTCTGCGCCGGTCTGCTCTGCTGCCTGGTGGCATCTCTGTTCCTGCAGACAGTTCAGGCCAAAGAACCCGCTGATCAATCCAACAGGCATGTCCTCATCATCGGTATGGACGGCACCCGCCCCGACGCCCTGCTGAAAGCGAAGACCCCCACCTTCGACAGACTGATCAAGGAAGGTGCCTTCACCGACGACGCCAATATTCTGGGCACGCGTTATCAGAAGAACGATACCATCAGCGGTCCCGGCTGGTCGAGCATCCTCACCGGCGTCTGGGCCGACAAGCACGGCGTGCACGACAACAGCTTCAAAGGCAAAAACTACGAACTCTTCCCCCACTTTTTCAAACGCCTTAAACGCCAGCGGCCCGATGCGAAGACCGTCTCGCTTGTCTCCTGGGATCCCATTCACGAACACATTCTCTCAGAGGCTGATGTCGCTCAGGTCTTCCCACTTCCACGCAGCAAACAGCAGATCGCAGACCTGCGCGTCTCTGGTGATAAACTCAACATCGACACCCGCGACGGCAAATGGCATCACCTGCTCGCTACCCGTCAGAAAGACACTCTGAAACTCTATCTGGACGGCAAAGAGATCGGTTCGCTCTCAGGCGTCGACCTCGATTTTACACTCGGCGGCGACTTCTATTTTCTCGGCCGGGATTCCCGCACCGGTCCGACCTGCTTTCATGGTCAACTCGACGACATCCGACTCTGGAACCGGTCGTTAACCGACAAACAGATTACACAGGCCGCCGGCGGTGCGACTCCCGATCGCCAGGGACTGGTTGCCGAATATCGCTTTGAAGACGCTGCCGACTCCAGTTCACAGGTCCTCGATCTGCCCAATAATGGCGGGAAAGACCACGGTCTAGAGATTCCGTTAACCGAATCCCTCAAACAGTTAACCCATGCTGATTTCACCATCGAAGCCCGCTTTCGCACGACCGACAAAGGACGCAATATTCTCTTCGGTAATTACAACGGCAAAGCCGGCGCCCTCAATCTGGAACTGCATGAAAAGAACAGCGTCCGCGTTTACGTTCAACCACCCGATCCCCGCAACACCGATGCCCTGGAGCGTGAAGGCATCCGGGATAAAACCATCGCTGAGACCGCCGTCCGCATCCTCCGTGAAGAAGATCCCACCGCGATGTTCGTCTACTTTCATCAGACCGATGCCACCGGTCATGCGATCGGCTTCAGCCCTGAAGTGCCCGAGTACATCACCGCCATCGAGAACATTGACAGTCGCGTTAACTCCCTGTTGCAGGCTGTTCAGTCACGACCGAATTTCAAGCATGAGGACTGGCTCACAATCGTCTGCACCGATCATGGCGGTTTGAAACGCAGTCACAGCGATGGCCTGAATGTACCGGAAATCCGTCGCGTCTTTCTGATTGCCCACGGCCCTTCCGTAGCACCCGGCAAAATCTCGCAGCAGGCCTACCTGGTGGACGTCACCGCGACTGCGTTACAGCACCTGCTGGGCGAAGTCGATCCCAAATGGCAGCTCGACGGCAAACCAGTCGGTCTCAAAGCGACGAAGTAA
- a CDS encoding ABC transporter ATP-binding protein: MLKLENVKKVYRKKQDEVVALDSTSVDIPRGDFVSIIGPSGSGKTTLLSMLGAMSAPSEGRILLDGESIYDLPVEQRAEVRQNKLGFVFQTFNLIPYLTAIENVQVPMMLSQKYKTERQQRAEELLATVGLQDRLQHKPSELSIGQQQRVALARMLANDPSIILADEPTGNLDPDTRDQVLSFLRQFNEEGRTIIMVTHDLSAAGCARRTLKLSEGRIQSGTEEDLKKSA, translated from the coding sequence ATGTTGAAGTTAGAAAACGTCAAAAAAGTCTACCGCAAGAAACAGGACGAAGTCGTGGCCCTGGATTCCACCAGTGTCGACATTCCGCGGGGAGATTTTGTTTCGATCATCGGCCCCAGTGGCAGTGGCAAAACGACGCTGCTGTCAATGCTGGGAGCGATGTCCGCCCCTTCCGAGGGACGGATTCTGCTGGACGGGGAATCGATCTACGATCTCCCCGTCGAACAACGGGCCGAAGTCCGTCAGAATAAGCTCGGGTTTGTGTTTCAGACATTCAACCTGATCCCCTATCTGACGGCGATAGAGAATGTGCAGGTCCCCATGATGCTGTCGCAGAAGTATAAAACGGAGCGACAGCAGCGGGCCGAGGAACTGCTGGCCACCGTGGGCCTGCAGGATCGTCTGCAGCATAAACCGAGTGAGCTGAGTATCGGACAGCAGCAGCGCGTGGCTCTGGCCCGGATGCTCGCGAACGACCCTTCGATCATCCTGGCCGATGAACCGACGGGAAACCTTGATCCCGATACCCGGGATCAGGTCCTGTCGTTTTTGCGGCAGTTCAATGAAGAGGGCCGGACGATCATCATGGTTACGCATGACCTCTCCGCTGCGGGATGCGCCCGCAGGACCCTGAAGCTTTCCGAGGGTCGAATTCAATCAGGCACTGAAGAGGATCTGAAGAAATCGGCTTGA
- a CDS encoding ABC transporter permease produces MTMSTMIWKELKERPTALIASLLAIILSVTALVAIRNVTIFSEQEVAGKLDELGANVLILPQGVTLQDYYAADMHQETIPEEHVAELALAGLTGVEAITPKLCVPTKVDDQDVILTGILPQSEIQKMNAWSGGGMLFKKHEGCKAKINVADENQDSPEALAERRSLQHLNKSEVILGSDFAAANNFKAGDSLELLGESFNVLTVLPATGTVDDSRVFAHLHTVQRLSSAGPVVNIIEVMGCCEDVANGLVGDLSKLLPGTKVVTIANVVETQVSINRMMTNLSYLFLAILIAVGGASMASASFANVIERRREIGTLMALGATPRFVTRLFLAKAALLGLAGGICGYILGSVIAVFLGPAFADVAVVPVPGLALVAAAVAVLVTLAASYFPARQASRLDPCLCFKEV; encoded by the coding sequence ATGACAATGAGCACCATGATCTGGAAAGAACTGAAGGAGCGTCCCACGGCGTTGATTGCCAGTCTGCTGGCGATCATCCTGAGTGTGACAGCGCTGGTGGCGATCCGCAACGTCACGATCTTTTCTGAACAAGAGGTAGCCGGCAAACTCGACGAACTGGGAGCCAACGTATTAATTCTCCCCCAGGGAGTCACCTTGCAGGACTACTACGCTGCGGACATGCACCAGGAAACGATTCCTGAAGAACACGTGGCCGAACTGGCGCTGGCGGGACTTACCGGCGTAGAAGCGATTACGCCGAAACTGTGTGTCCCGACCAAAGTCGACGACCAGGATGTGATTCTGACGGGGATTCTGCCTCAATCAGAAATTCAGAAGATGAATGCCTGGTCGGGGGGCGGAATGCTCTTCAAAAAGCACGAAGGCTGTAAAGCGAAGATCAACGTTGCTGACGAAAACCAGGATTCCCCCGAGGCCCTGGCCGAGCGACGTTCGCTGCAGCATCTGAATAAATCGGAAGTCATTCTGGGATCGGACTTCGCTGCTGCCAACAACTTCAAAGCCGGTGATTCACTGGAACTGCTGGGAGAGTCGTTCAACGTCCTGACCGTACTCCCTGCAACCGGTACTGTGGATGACAGCCGGGTGTTTGCTCACCTGCATACCGTCCAGCGGCTGTCCTCTGCGGGTCCGGTTGTGAACATCATCGAAGTGATGGGCTGCTGCGAGGATGTGGCCAATGGCCTGGTAGGCGATCTGTCAAAACTGCTGCCTGGTACCAAGGTGGTCACCATCGCCAACGTGGTCGAGACGCAGGTTTCGATTAACCGGATGATGACGAACCTGTCGTACCTGTTCCTGGCAATTCTGATTGCCGTGGGTGGTGCGAGTATGGCCAGCGCGAGTTTCGCAAATGTCATCGAACGCCGCCGGGAAATCGGTACGCTGATGGCACTGGGAGCGACGCCACGTTTCGTCACGCGGCTCTTCCTGGCGAAAGCAGCGCTGCTGGGTCTGGCCGGTGGTATCTGCGGGTATATCCTGGGCAGCGTGATTGCTGTCTTCCTGGGTCCTGCCTTTGCGGATGTTGCCGTCGTTCCGGTTCCCGGTCTGGCACTGGTCGCGGCAGCGGTGGCGGTTCTGGTCACACTGGCGGCCAGTTACTTTCCGGCACGCCAGGCATCCCGCCTCGATCCCTGTCTCTGTTTCAAGGAGGTCTAA